The window CGGAAATGTTCGAACTGCCCAGCGAGGAGGCTTGGCTGAATTTCGTCCAACAGCAGTTGCCCGCACTACAGGCACAGGGCTGGCAAATCGAGATCACGCCTGGCTTCGCTTTCGACCTCACCCCGGTGGACAGCTGGTACGCCGAGCTCGACGAAGCGCCCGAGCACGATTGGTTCGAGCTGGAACTGGGCATCGTCGTCGACGGCCGGCGCATCAGCCTGTTGCCGGTGCTGCTGCGTTTGATCCAGCGCACCCCGGAACTGCTCAGTGCCCAGAGCCTGGCCAAGCGCGCGGATTCAGAAATGCTGCGCCTACAGCTCGACGCCCAGCGCTCGACGGACGGCCAGCCACTGCAAGTGCTGCTGCCCTTCGGCCGCCTCAAGCCAGTGTTGAGCACCCTCGGCGAACTCTATCTACCCGATCAGCCAGCCAGCGCCAGCCTGCGTCTGGCCGCCCCCGACGCCGCGCGCCTGCAGGGCCTGGACGGCCTGGAGCTGCACTGGCAAGGCGGCGAGCGCCTGCGCGAATTCGCCCACAAGCTACGCGACTGCCAGCATACCGTCGTCGCGCCGCCCCTTGGCCTGAATGCCGAATTACGCCCCTACCAGCTCGACGGCCTGAGCTGGATGCAGACGCTGCGCGAACTGGAAACCGGCGGCGTGCTGGGCGATGACATGGGCCTGGGCAAGACCTTGCAAAGCCTGGCCCACCTGCTCACGGAAAAGCGCGCCGGACGCCTCGACCGCCCGGCTCTGGCGGTGATGCCCACCAGCCTGATTCCCAACTGGCAGGACGAAGCCGCACGCTTTACTCCCGCGCTGCGTGTGCTGGCCCTGCACGGCCCGCAGCGCCAGCAGAATTTCCCGCATCTGGCCGACTACGATCTGCTGCTGACCACTTACGCCTTGCTGCCCCGCGACCTCGAGCGGCTACGCCAGCAACCCTTGCACGTGCTGATCCTCGACGAAGCGCAGTACATCAAGAACCCGACCAGCAAGGCGGCCCAGGCCGCCCGACAGCTCGAGGCGCGACAACGCCTGTGCTTGACCGGCACGCCGCTGGAAAATCACCTGGGCGAACTCTGGTCGCTATTCCACTTCCTCATGCCCGGCTGGCTCGGCGACAACAAACAGTTCAACCGCGACTACCGCACGCCGATCGAAAAGCATGGCGATCCCGCCCGCCTGGCTCACCTCAATGCGCGACTCAAGCCGTTCCTGCTGCGGCGCAAGAAGGAAGAGGTGGCCAAGGAACTGCCGGCCAAGAGCGAAATCGTTCACTGGGTCGAACTCAACGAGGCGCAACGCGACCTCTACGAGACGGTACGCCTAGCGATGGACCGCAAGGTGCGCGAGGAAATCGAGCGTAAGGGCCTGGGCCGCAGCCAGATCGTCATCCTTGAGGCGCTGCTGAAGCTGCGCCAGGTCTGTTGCGACCTGCGCCTGGTGAAGAGCGAAATGCCCGGGCGCAAGATCGGCAGCCATTCGAGCAAGCTCGACAGCCTGCTGGAGATGCTCGCCGAACTGCTCGAAGAGGGCCGCCGCGTGCTGCTGTTCTCGCAATTCACCTCGATGCTCGCGCTGATCGAAGAAGAACTGCAGCACCGCGAACTGCCCTATGTGCAGATCACCGGCGCCACCCGCGATCGGCGTACGCCGGTGCGGCGCTTTCAGAACGGTGAAGTGCCGCTGTTTCTGATCAGCCTTAAGGCCGGTGGCACCGGCCTCAATCTGACCGCCGCCGATACCGTGATCCACTTCGATCCCTGGTGGAATCCGGCGGCGGAAAACCAGGCCACCGACCGCGCCTATCGCATCGGCCAGGACAAGCCGGTATTCGTCTACAAGTTGATCGCCCGCGGCACCGTCGAGGAAAAGATCCAGCAGTTGCAGCAACGCAAAGCCGCCCTCGCCGCTGGCGTACTGGAAGGCGACGAGAAGGCCGATTGGCAGATTCAGCCGGAGGACATCGATGCCCTATTCGCCCCGCTGCCGGGCGCGTCCGGCAAGCGCACAGGACGTTGAGCAGCTCGCAGGCTCTTAGAGTCTGTTTACGATCTCGCGTGCTAGAGCCAGACAAGGCGAAATCGGGCGAAGAAGCGCAGTTTACGCGTTGTAAATGAGCATTCTGAGCCCGATTTCAACGCCGTATGGCCGACGCGCAGCAGATCGTAAACAGGCTCTTACGCGCCCAGCACCCGCGCCAGCACCGCCTTGACCTGGTTCATGCCATCGGCCAGTGCCCGCTCGATCTCGGCCATGGTGATCACTCCAGACGACTTGCCCGCTGCCGGGTTCACCACCAGCGCCAGACAGGCATAGGGCAGCTCCAGCTCGCGTGCCAGCACGGCTTCCGGCATCCCGGTCATGCCGACAATGTCGCAGCCGTCGCGCTCCAGTCGAGCGATCTCTGCTACGGACTCCAGCCGCGGGCCTTGGGTGCAGGCGTACACGCCGTGGCCACTATAAGCACAGCTTTCTGCCATCAGCGCAGCGGTCAGCTGCCGGCGCAGGCGCTCGTCGTAGGGGTAGCTGAAGTCGACATGGGTGACATGATCCAGCTCACCGGCGAAGAAGGTGTGTTCGCGCCCCCAGCTGTAATCGATGATCTGATGCGGCACGCAGAAGTGACCGGTGCCCATGGCCGGGTGGATGCCTCCGACCGCATTGACCGCGAGGATTGCCTCGGCGCCGGCCTGCTTGAGCGCCCACAGATTGGCGCGGTAATTCACCTGATGCGGTGGAATCCGGTGCGGATGACCGTGGCGGGCGAGGAACAGCACCTCGCGCCCGGCGTAGTTACCACGCAACACAGGGGCCGAGGGCGCGCCATAGGGTGTGTCGATATTCAGCGCGGCGCTCAGGGTCAAGCCCTCCAGCTGGGTCAGGCCAGTACCGCCGATGATGGCGTAAACGGTCATGTCGCTTTCCTCAATCAATCAACTGGGCGGTGCGCAGATCGGCCACGGCCGCCAGCCAGCGCGGCTGCTGGCGGTATTCGGTGGTCGCGAAACCCTGGCCGCGCATGCGCGCCAGACGTGCCGGCACCTGCACCCTGAGGCGCTGCAAGGCACTCAGGGCCAGCTCGGCGGCGCCGCGGTCATTGCACACCAGGCCCATGTCACAGCCGGCAGCGAGTGCCGCCTCGATGCGGCTGGCGGCATCGCCGACCACATGGGCGCCGGCCATGGACAGGTCATCGCTAAAGATCACTCCGTCGAAGCCCAACTCGCCGCGCAGGATGTCCTGCAGCCAGCGGCGGGAGAAACCGGCCGGCTGTGCGTCCACCTGCGGGTAAATGACATGCGCCGGCATCACCGCCGCCAGCTTTTTGCTGAGCTGGGCAAAAGGCCGCAGGTCATTGGCGCGGATCTGCTCCAGAGTGCGTTCGTCAATCGGGATGGCCACATGGGAATCCGCCTCAGCCCAGCCGTGACCGGGGAAATGCTTGCCGGTCGCCGCCATGCCCGCGGCATTCATGCCGCGGGTAAAGGCCCCGGCCAGCAGCGTCGCGCGTTGTGGGTCGCCCTCGAAGGCACGGCTGCCGACCACGGCGCTGCGCTGGTAGTCGAGGTCGAGCACCGGGGCGAAGCTGAGATCCAGACCGACCGCCAGCACCTCGGTGGCCATCAGCCAACCGCATTGTTCAGCCAACCACTCGGCATTGGCGTTGTCGGCTATGGCACGCATCGCCGGCAGGCGTACGAAGCCCTGGCGCAGGCGCTGCACCCGCCCGCCCTCCTGATCCACCGCCAGCAGCAGATCCGGGCGCACCGCGCGAATGGCCGCGCTCAACTCGCGCACCTGACGGGGATGCTCGATATTGCGCGCAAACAGGATCAAACCACCCACTTGCGGTTGCCGAAGAATCAGCCGGTCTTCAGCGGTCAGCCAGGTGCCGCCGATATCCAGCATCAAAGAGCCTTGCAGGCTTGAAGTCATAACGAATCCTTACACGAGTTCGGCCGCGGCCCAGTCCGGGCACGGCGCTTCATCGATTAGCACCGCACAGTGGATGGGAACACGCGGGAAGAGTTCCAGCAGATCGGCATTGCGCAAACGAATGCAGCCGTGGGAGAGCGGCACACCCATGGGCTCGCTATCGGGCGTACCGTGCAGGTAGATGTAGCGGCGGAAGGTATCGACGCCGCCGAGACGGTTGCGGCCTGGCTCGCAGCCACTCAGCCAGAGGATACGGGTGAGAATCCAGTCGCGCCCGGGAAATTGCGCATTCAGTTCAGTGGACCAGACTTCGCCGGTCCAACGTCGCCCACGCAGCACTGCCCCTGCTGGCAAGCTTTCGCCGATTTTTGCCCGCACCTGATGCAGGCCACGCGGAGTACAACCCGAGCCATGGCGCTCGCCGGCCCCCTTCAACGCCGTAGAAACCGGCAGGCGCAGCACCAGCCGCCCGGCGGCGAAGCCATAAAGGCACTGGTCGGCGAGAGAAATGTGCAGAAGATCGAGAGTGCGCATGGGCGGCTAGCTTAGCCGATCAGGCCAGCCGCGCCCACCGCCAGGCGGGTCAGACCTTGGCCGCAGCCGGGGTCGCCGTCTTGCTGCGCGGTTTCAGTTGCGCGGCAGCCAGAGCCTCATCGGTCACCCCGCTGTCGGCCCGCATGGCCGCCGCCAGAAACGGCACCATCAGGCGCATCACCTGCTCAATGGAGGTGTTGACGCCGAAGTCATTTTCGGCAATTGCCCGCAATGCCTTGATCCCGGACATGCTGAACGCCGCCGCGCCGAGCATGAAGTGGATGCGCCAGAACAGTTCGAGCGGCGGAATGCGCGGAGCCCCCTCATGCAACAACATCATGTAACGGCGAAACACCTTGCCATAGGCGTCTTCCAGATAGCGCCGCAGATGCCCCTGGCTCTGGCTGAAGGCCAGACCGAGCAAGCGCATGAAAATCGACAGATCGTTGCCGCTGCGCGGCTTTACCGCCAGCGCTTGCTCGACCAGGATCTCCAGCAACTCCTCGAGACTGGCCTTATGCTCGGCCCTAGCCTGCCGACGATCCAGTTCGCGCTCGAGACTGTTGCAGAAAGGTCCGAGAAAGCGCGAGAACACCGCCTGAATCAGCGCTTTCTTCGAACCGAAGTGATAGTTCACCGCCGCCAGGTTGACCCCGGCCTTGCTGGTAATCGAACGCAACGAGGTCTCAGCGAAACCTTTTTCGGCGAACAACTGTTCTGCTGCGTCGAGAATACGTTCGACGGTTTCCGACTGGGCCATTACAAATATACCTAACAAACACTTGTTTGAAACATACGTACCACCCTGCTCGCTTGTCAAGCAACGCATGCAGGCTCCAGCCAGCTTGCTTGCGAGCCCGCTAATCATAAGCCTAAACCAGACGCTGATTGGGACGCGTAAGTTACAGCGGCCTG is drawn from Pseudomonas cavernae and contains these coding sequences:
- a CDS encoding DEAD/DEAH box helicase, encoding MDSISAFVARLRSLPWTNAFDAATLRRGEGYAREQRVHAVELSGQQLTAHCRGSGKHNYRQLIRLDPAFAAVAGRCSCPVGYNCKHVVAVLLHLLEQPPQAEIPTARLERRIDDLQPTPLLSLGSLTHAYYDPRNARTLSSYQHRAGLAFLYEGEKTHGRLGKTGRFRAVRDHEILSIARQPQAEQALRKILQQCGFSPSLRQSQALPPDSAEMFELPSEEAWLNFVQQQLPALQAQGWQIEITPGFAFDLTPVDSWYAELDEAPEHDWFELELGIVVDGRRISLLPVLLRLIQRTPELLSAQSLAKRADSEMLRLQLDAQRSTDGQPLQVLLPFGRLKPVLSTLGELYLPDQPASASLRLAAPDAARLQGLDGLELHWQGGERLREFAHKLRDCQHTVVAPPLGLNAELRPYQLDGLSWMQTLRELETGGVLGDDMGLGKTLQSLAHLLTEKRAGRLDRPALAVMPTSLIPNWQDEAARFTPALRVLALHGPQRQQNFPHLADYDLLLTTYALLPRDLERLRQQPLHVLILDEAQYIKNPTSKAAQAARQLEARQRLCLTGTPLENHLGELWSLFHFLMPGWLGDNKQFNRDYRTPIEKHGDPARLAHLNARLKPFLLRRKKEEVAKELPAKSEIVHWVELNEAQRDLYETVRLAMDRKVREEIERKGLGRSQIVILEALLKLRQVCCDLRLVKSEMPGRKIGSHSSKLDSLLEMLAELLEEGRRVLLFSQFTSMLALIEEELQHRELPYVQITGATRDRRTPVRRFQNGEVPLFLISLKAGGTGLNLTAADTVIHFDPWWNPAAENQATDRAYRIGQDKPVFVYKLIARGTVEEKIQQLQQRKAALAAGVLEGDEKADWQIQPEDIDALFAPLPGASGKRTGR
- a CDS encoding S-methyl-5'-thioinosine phosphorylase → MTVYAIIGGTGLTQLEGLTLSAALNIDTPYGAPSAPVLRGNYAGREVLFLARHGHPHRIPPHQVNYRANLWALKQAGAEAILAVNAVGGIHPAMGTGHFCVPHQIIDYSWGREHTFFAGELDHVTHVDFSYPYDERLRRQLTAALMAESCAYSGHGVYACTQGPRLESVAEIARLERDGCDIVGMTGMPEAVLARELELPYACLALVVNPAAGKSSGVITMAEIERALADGMNQVKAVLARVLGA
- the nagZ gene encoding beta-N-acetylhexosaminidase, with protein sequence MQGSLMLDIGGTWLTAEDRLILRQPQVGGLILFARNIEHPRQVRELSAAIRAVRPDLLLAVDQEGGRVQRLRQGFVRLPAMRAIADNANAEWLAEQCGWLMATEVLAVGLDLSFAPVLDLDYQRSAVVGSRAFEGDPQRATLLAGAFTRGMNAAGMAATGKHFPGHGWAEADSHVAIPIDERTLEQIRANDLRPFAQLSKKLAAVMPAHVIYPQVDAQPAGFSRRWLQDILRGELGFDGVIFSDDLSMAGAHVVGDAASRIEAALAAGCDMGLVCNDRGAAELALSALQRLRVQVPARLARMRGQGFATTEYRQQPRWLAAVADLRTAQLID
- a CDS encoding L,D-transpeptidase; amino-acid sequence: MRTLDLLHISLADQCLYGFAAGRLVLRLPVSTALKGAGERHGSGCTPRGLHQVRAKIGESLPAGAVLRGRRWTGEVWSTELNAQFPGRDWILTRILWLSGCEPGRNRLGGVDTFRRYIYLHGTPDSEPMGVPLSHGCIRLRNADLLELFPRVPIHCAVLIDEAPCPDWAAAELV
- a CDS encoding TetR/AcrR family transcriptional regulator, which translates into the protein MAQSETVERILDAAEQLFAEKGFAETSLRSITSKAGVNLAAVNYHFGSKKALIQAVFSRFLGPFCNSLERELDRRQARAEHKASLEELLEILVEQALAVKPRSGNDLSIFMRLLGLAFSQSQGHLRRYLEDAYGKVFRRYMMLLHEGAPRIPPLELFWRIHFMLGAAAFSMSGIKALRAIAENDFGVNTSIEQVMRLMVPFLAAAMRADSGVTDEALAAAQLKPRSKTATPAAAKV